Proteins encoded together in one Tripterygium wilfordii isolate XIE 37 chromosome 14, ASM1340144v1, whole genome shotgun sequence window:
- the LOC120014068 gene encoding probable LRR receptor-like serine/threonine-protein kinase IRK → MRAMSNWKWLFGAFFLSALISSQCVRSLNPSLNDDVLGLIVFKADIQDPQGKLTSWNEDDVVPCNWTAVRCNPRSNRVTELTLDGFSLSGRIGRGLLQLQFLRKLSLSKNNLTGTIIPHLSILQDLRVIDVSDNSLSGSIPDDFFKQCGSLRVISLAKNQFTGKVPGSLSSCSTLAAVNLSSNQFSGPLPSGIWELNGLRSLDLSDNLLDGEIPKGIEAANNLRAINLSKNRLTGIVPDGIGSCFLLRSVDLSENSLSGNLPQAMQKLSLCKYLSLSKNSFEGEVPKWIGEMKTLETLDLSGNRFLGQIPTTIGNLQSLKALDLSANGFTGSLPVSIANCKNLLALDCSHNSLTGDLPEWVFSDDKLKLQVLDLSGNGFSNVIVPAIGYSSSLQFLNLSRNSLVGTIPSTVGEMKALNVLDLSDNQLNGSIPLGIGGAYSLRDLRMERNKLSGNIPVSIGNCSALTSIILSENNLAGTIPEAFAKLTNLQNVDLSSNKLTGSLPKQLANLVHLFRFNISHNNLQGELPAGGFFNTISPFSVSGNPSLCGAAVDKSCPAVLPKPIVLNPNSSSDSTDGTLPTNPGHKRIILSISALIAIGAAAVIVVGVIAITVLNLRVRSSTSRSAAALTLSAGEDYSCSPTTDANSGKLVMFSGDPDFSTGAHALLNKDCELGRGGFGAVYRTVLRDGHAVAIKKLTVSSLVKSQEEFEREVKKLGKVRHPNLVALEGYYWTTSLQLLIYEFVSGGSLYKHIHEGSGGNFLSWNERFNIILGTAKSLANLHQSNIIHYNIKSSNVLIDSSGEPKVGDYGLARLLPMLDRYVLSSKIQSALGYMAPEFACRTVKITEKCDVYGFGVLVLEVVTGKRPVEYMEDDVVVLCDMVRGALEEGRVEECIDGRLDGSFPAEEAIPVMKLGLICTSQVPSNRPDMAEVVDILELIRSPSEGQEDSG, encoded by the exons ATGAGAGCAATGTCGAACTGGAAGTGGCTTTTCGGTGCGTTTTTTCTGTCTGCTTTAATTTCTTCACAATGCGTGAGATCTCTGAACCCATCCTTGAACGACGACGTTCTGGGGCTAATTGTATTCAAGGCGGACATTCAAGATCCACAAGGAAAGTTAACGTCTTGGAATGAAGACGATGTTGTTCCCTGCAACTGGACAGCGGTCAGATGCAACCCGAGATCCAACCGGGTCACGGAGCTCACTCTCGATGGTTTTTCTCTCTCTGGTCGCATTGGTCGTGGCCTTCTGCAGCTCCAGTTCCTTCGGAAGCTCTCACTCTCAAAGAACAACCTTACCGGAACTATAATCCCTCATCTCTCGATACTCCAGGACCTTAGAGTCATAGATGTAAGTGACAACAGCCTCTCCGGGTCGATTCCCGACGATTTTTTCAAGCAATGCGGGTCTCTAAGAGTAATTTCGCTGGCAAAGAACCAGTTTACGGGGAAGGTTCCTGGTAGTTTAAGCTCATGTTCAACTCTTGCTGCCGTTAATTTGTCTTCTAATCAGTTTTCGGGTCCTTTACCTTCTGGAATTTGGGAGTTGAATGGGCTTAGATCACTTGATTTGTCTGATAATTTGTTGGATGGTGAGATTCCAAAGGGGATTGAAGCGGCAAACAATTTGCGGGCCATCAATCTGAGCAAGAATCGGCTCACCGGGATTGTCCCTGATGGTATTGGTAGTTGTTTTCTGTTGAGGTCTGTTGATCTTAGTGAGAATTCCCTCTCCGGGAATCTTCCACAGGCAATGCAGAAGCTTAGCTTGTGTAAGTACCTGAGCTTGAGCAAGAATTCTTTTGAGGGTGAGGTGCCTAAGTGGATAGGTGAAATGAAAACTCTTGAGACTTTGGATCTCTCTGGAAATAGATTTTTAGGTCAAATTCCGACAACCATTGGAAATCTTCAGTCGCTGAAAGCATTAGATTTATCAGCAAATGGTTTCACCGGGAGCTTGCCGGTGTCTATAGCAAATTGTAAGAACCTTTTGGCTTTAGACTGTAGCCACAATTCACTCACTGGTGATCTTCCTGAGTGGGTTTTTTCAGACGATAAACTTAAGCTACAAGTTCTGGACTTGTCAGGCAATGGGTTTTCCAATGTAATAGTTCCTGCCATTGGGTATTCAAGCAGCTTGCAGTTCTTGAATCTGTCTAGGAACTCTCTGGTGGGTACCATTCCATCCACAGTTGGAGAAATGAAGGCCTTGAATGTTCTTGATTTAAGTGACAATCAGCTAAATGGTAGTATTCCTCTTGGAATCGGCGGAGCTTATTCTTTGAGGGATTTGAGAATGGAGAGGAACAAACTATCGGGGAATATTCCTGTTTCAATTGGAAACTGTTCAGCATTAACTTCTAT AATCCTGTCTGAGAACAATTTGGCCGGTACAATACCTGAGGCTTTTGCTAAACTTACGAACCTACAGAATGTGGACTTGTCTTCTAACAAACTAACTGGCAGCCTTCCTAAGCAGCTGGCCAATCTTGTCCACCTCTTTCGCTTCAACATCTCTCATAACAATTTACAGGGTGAACTACCTGCTGGCGGTTTTTTCAATACCATATCACCTTTCTCAGTCTCTGGCAATCCATCTCTTTGTGGCGCTGCAGTTGATAAATCTTGCCCAGCTGTCCTTCCTAAACCCATTGTTCTTAACCCCAATTCGTCTTCTGACTCCACTGATGGCACATTGCCCACAAATCCTGGTCATAAGAGAATTATCCTTAGCATATCTGCCCTCATTGCAATTGGTGCAGCTGCTGTCATCGTCGTTGGTGTGATCGCCATTACTGTCCTTAATCTCCGAGTTCGGTCATCAACATCTAGATCCGCAGCAGCCCTCACATTATCAGCAGGAGAAGACTACAGCTGCTCCCCAACAACAGATGCCAACTCCGGCAAGCTCGTCATGTTCTCAGGTGACCCTGACTTCAGCACTGGTGCACACGCTCTCCTCAACAAGGACTGTGAGCTCGGGCGTGGTGGATTTGGAGCCGTCTACCGGACAGTTCTACGAGATGGGCATGCAGTTGCAATAAAGAAGCTAACTGTTTCAAGCCTTGTGAAATCCCAGGAAGAGTTTGAAAGGGAAGTTAAGAAACTTGGAAAAGTCAGGCACCCCAATCTTGTGGCACTTGAGGGGTATTACTGGACCACATCATTACAGCTCCTCATATACGAATTTGTATCTGGTGGAAGTTTGTATAAGCATATTCATGAAGGTTCAGGTGGAAATTTCCTTTCGTGGAATGAACGGTTCAATATAATTCTTGGGACCGCAAAAAGCCTGGCAAATTTGCACCAATCAAACATCATCCACTACAACATCAAATCAAGCAATGTTCTCATTGACAGTTCAGGTGAACCCAAGGTAGGAGATTATGGTCTAGCAAGGTTGTTGCCAATGCTAGATCGTTATGTACTGAGCAGTAAAATACAGAGTGCACTTGGCTACATGGCACCTGAATTTGCCTGCAGAACAGTGAAGATTACAGAGAAATGTGACGTGTATGGTTTTGGTGTTCTGGTTCTTGAAGTTGTCACTGGTAAGAGGCCTGTTGAATACATGGAAGATGATGTGGTAGTGCTTTGTGACATGGTCAGAGGAGCATTGGAAGAAGGCAGGGTGGAAGAGTGCATTGACGGGAGGCTTGACGGAAGTTTCCCAGCAGAGGAGGCAATTCCGGTAATGAAGTTGGGCTTAATTTGCACTTCACAAGTACCATCAAATCGGCCAGACATGGCAGAGGTAGTTGACATATTGGAGTTGATTAGAAGTCCCTCAGAAGGCCAAGAGGATTCAGGCTGA